The Microbacterium phyllosphaerae region GTTCGACGCCGCTGTCTTCGAGGGCCCTGCCCGTGTGTTCGAGCGCGAGCGCGCGGCCATGGATGCGGTCGCCAACGGCGAGATCGAGGCCGGCACGGTCATCGTCATCCGCTACGAGGGCCCGAAGGGCGGACCCGGTATGCGCGAGATGCTCGCCATCACCGCGGCCATCAAGGGCGCGGGGCTCGGAAAAGATGTACTACTCTTGACTGACGGACGATTCTCAGGCGGCACAACCGGCCTGTGCATCGGCCACATAGCACCCGAAGCGGTGGACGCAGGTCCTATCGCCTTCGTGCGCGATGGTGATCTGATACGGGTCGATATCGCAGCTCGCTCTCTCGACCTACTCGTCGACGAGGCGGAGCTCGCCTCCCGCCGCTCTGGCTGGGAGCCGCTACCCCCGCGCTATACCCGTGGCGTTCTTGCCAAGTACTCGCGTCTCGTGCGGTCCGCCGCCGAGGGCGCGACGACCGGCTGATCAGCGTCGGCTCCGGCCCCGGCCTCCGACGTCGCCAACAGACCATCAGAAGGAATGTCATGACTGCTGACACCGTCTCGGCTGTGCCGAGGCCGCCCGCGCCCAAGTCCGCCGCCCCTGAGATCTCCGGGGCCGAGGCCGTGGTCCGCACACTCGAGCTCCTCGGCGTGAAGGATGTCTTCGGCCTGCCCGGCGGCGCCATCCTCCCCGTCTACGACCCGCTCATGGATGCGTCGGAACTCCGGCACATCCTGGTGCGTCACGAGCAGGGCGCCGGCCACGCCGCCGAGGGGTACGCCTCCTCGTCCGGCAAGGTCGGAGTCTGCATCGCGACGTCCGGTCCCGGCGCGACCAACCTCGTGACCGCGATCGCGGATGCCTACATGGACTCGGTGCCGCTGCTCGCGATCACCGGCCAGGTGTTCTCGACGCTCATGGGCACGGACGCGTTCCAGGAGGCCGACATCGTGGGCATCACGATGCCGGTCACGAAGCACTCCTTCCTCGTCAAGGACGCGTCCGAGATCCCCGGCGCCCTCGCGGCCGCCTACGAGATCGCCTCGACGGGTCGCCCGGGTCCTGTTCTCGTGGACATCACCAAGGACGCCCAGCAGGCGATGGCGCCGTTCATCTGGCCGGCCAAGATCGATCTGCCCGGCTACCGTCCGGTGACCAAGGCCCACGGCAAGCAGATCCAGGCGGCCGCCGCGCTTCTGGCCGAGGCCAAGAAGCCGGTGCTGTACGTCGGCGGTGGCGTCATCCGCGGTCGTGCATCGGCCGAGCTGCTCGCCCTGGCCGAGACCACCAATGCACCGGTGGTCACGACGCTGATGGCCCGTGGCGCGTTCCCCGACTCGCACCAGCAGCACCTCGGCATGCCGGGTATGCACGGCACCGTTCCTGCGGTGCTCGCGCTGCAGGAGGCCGACCTCATCGTGTCTCTCGGAGCCCGCTTCGACGACCGCGTGACCGGCAAGGCCGCGCTGTTCGCCCCGAACGCGAAGGTGGTGCACGTCGACATCGACCCCGCCGAGATCTCCAAGATCCGCACGGCGGACGTGCCGATCGTGGGCGATGTGCGCGATGTGCTCGTCGACCTCGAGTCGGCGTTCCGCAGTGCGACCGAGACGACCACTCCCGACACCGAAGAATGGTGGTCGTACCTCGACGGACTCCGCAACGAGTTCCCCCTCGGCTACGCTCCGACGACCGACGGTCTGCTCGCGCCGCAGTACGTGATCCAGCGGATCGGCGAGCTGACGGGCCCGGAGGGCATCTACGCCGCCGGTGTCGGGCAGCACCAGATGTGGGCCGCGCAGTTCATCAAGTACGAGCGCCCCAATGCCTGGCTGAACTCCGGGGGAGCGGGCACGATGGGTTACTCCGTCCCCGCCGCGATGGGTGCGAAGGTCGCCGAGCCCGACCGTGTGGTGTGGGCGATCGACGGCGACGGATGCTTCCAGATGACGAATCAGGAGCTCGCGACCTGCTCGATCAACAACATCCCGATCAAGGTCGCGATCATCAACAACTCCTCGCTCGGCATGGTGCGTCAGTGGCAGACGCTGTTCTATGACGGACGCCACTCGAACACCGACCTCAACACGGGGCACGGAACCGTGCGCATCCCGGACTTCGTGAAGCTGGCGGAGGCCTACGGCTGCCTCGCCATCCGCGTGGAGAAGGAAGAGGAGGTGGATGCCGCGATCAAGCTCGCTCTCGAGACGAACGACCGCCCCGTGGTCATCGACTTCGTCGTCAGCGCGGACTCCATGGTCTGGCCGATGGTTCCCCAGGGCGTGAGCAACAGCTACGTCCAGTACGCCCGCGAGCACGCGCCCGCATTCGACGAGGAGGACTGACCATGTCGACTCACGTGCTGAGCCTCCTCGTGGAGAACACCCCGGGTCTGCTGACCCGCGTCGCAGGGCTCTTCGCCCGCCGCGGCTTCAACATCGACTCGCTCGCGGTGGGCGTGACCGAGGTGCCCGGCATCTCGCGCATCACCGTGGTCGTCGACCTCGAGGACCTTCCCCTCGAGCAGGTGACGAAGCAGCTCAACAAGCTGATCAACGTCATCAAGATCGTCGAGCTGGACTTCCCGACGTCGGTGCAGCGCGAGCA contains the following coding sequences:
- a CDS encoding acetolactate synthase large subunit, whose protein sequence is MTADTVSAVPRPPAPKSAAPEISGAEAVVRTLELLGVKDVFGLPGGAILPVYDPLMDASELRHILVRHEQGAGHAAEGYASSSGKVGVCIATSGPGATNLVTAIADAYMDSVPLLAITGQVFSTLMGTDAFQEADIVGITMPVTKHSFLVKDASEIPGALAAAYEIASTGRPGPVLVDITKDAQQAMAPFIWPAKIDLPGYRPVTKAHGKQIQAAAALLAEAKKPVLYVGGGVIRGRASAELLALAETTNAPVVTTLMARGAFPDSHQQHLGMPGMHGTVPAVLALQEADLIVSLGARFDDRVTGKAALFAPNAKVVHVDIDPAEISKIRTADVPIVGDVRDVLVDLESAFRSATETTTPDTEEWWSYLDGLRNEFPLGYAPTTDGLLAPQYVIQRIGELTGPEGIYAAGVGQHQMWAAQFIKYERPNAWLNSGGAGTMGYSVPAAMGAKVAEPDRVVWAIDGDGCFQMTNQELATCSINNIPIKVAIINNSSLGMVRQWQTLFYDGRHSNTDLNTGHGTVRIPDFVKLAEAYGCLAIRVEKEEEVDAAIKLALETNDRPVVIDFVVSADSMVWPMVPQGVSNSYVQYAREHAPAFDEED
- the ilvN gene encoding acetolactate synthase small subunit, translating into MSTHVLSLLVENTPGLLTRVAGLFARRGFNIDSLAVGVTEVPGISRITVVVDLEDLPLEQVTKQLNKLINVIKIVELDFPTSVQREHMLVKVRTDNATRSNVIEVANLFRASVVDYASDALVIEVTGDRGKVDALLRALEPFGIKEIAQSGLLAIGRGGKSITERVLRG